In Roseisolibacter agri, a genomic segment contains:
- a CDS encoding VOC family protein, which translates to MPALQTCLWFRSEAEEAARHYVAIFPNSKVGQVLRAGGGVVAVEFVLDGAPFLALNGRLETAFTDACSILVPCDTQEEIDRYWGALVQGGAEGQCGWLTDRFGVSWQVAPRDFASLLSHPDPVRARRAMQAMMGMRKIDVAAIREARDGELAAAGAADATSP; encoded by the coding sequence ATGCCCGCACTCCAGACCTGCCTCTGGTTCCGCTCCGAAGCCGAGGAGGCGGCGCGGCACTACGTCGCGATCTTCCCCAACTCGAAGGTCGGGCAGGTCCTGCGCGCCGGCGGCGGGGTCGTCGCCGTCGAGTTCGTGCTGGATGGCGCGCCCTTCCTGGCGCTCAACGGCCGTCTCGAGACGGCGTTCACCGACGCGTGCTCGATCCTCGTGCCGTGCGACACGCAGGAGGAGATCGACCGCTACTGGGGGGCGTTGGTGCAGGGCGGTGCCGAGGGGCAGTGCGGTTGGCTGACGGACCGCTTCGGCGTGTCGTGGCAGGTCGCGCCGCGGGACTTCGCGTCGCTGCTGAGCCACCCCGACCCCGTACGTGCCCGCCGCGCCATGCAGGCGATGATGGGGATGCGGAAGATCGACGTCGCGGCGATCCGCGAGGCGCGCGACGGCGAGCTGGCCGCCGCGGGCGCTGCCGATGCTACGAGCCCGTGA